ggaggcgtcgccaaagtcgatcttgaggtatgtgcccaacctgcaaaaacaaaacacattttttccaaacacaaacaAGCAAACACAAAGATTGGAAACCCacacaaatatttacatgacttgtccccttggacaagcccaaaaacatccaaaagactgccgccttcaaggcgaaacacagccacaaatattttttcgaccttcccaaaggccgaacacacaaacacattgtttaaaaaacaaaagaaaccaTTGTTTGACAAACACCACATTCAAATACTTAATtttttaaggaggggggacagaactactcctgatggtctgctgggcctgcattctccccttgttctccatcgcctggtgccgccatcgtctcgacatcggggctggttgcagttgcaccctcctcgacgtcctcttcatcgctaacggcaccaggggggatatagtcctcggggaatgcagtgttAAACTGAGAAATGTCCTCGTCAGGAGTCCAGTCCACATGTTTTCCCGCCTTGaactcctccatcatctcggccttcatttTCCATGTGTAGCAACCAGCAAACtcgtaaatcctcgccttgactttggagagagacgtcttcagctcgtcaacttggacaaccagcgtctccttctcAGCATTCAGCTGCGCgacctcagcagcccccttctcctgactcacctgcagcgcctcagcccttgccgtcgcctccttggccacatcgccaagacgaccagcctcctgctttgccttcttcatgtcgtttttcaattttactatttgatcttctaacattatgacatgatgacgtgtggctaaagcagattgcagggactgttcaaaaaaaataataataaaattcaaGAGTCACTACACTGACAAGACAAAGATGGCATGCAGGGAACGAAAttacaataaaataacaaagggAGTTGAGACATACCCTCCaggcatccgagacgctctcaacagttgcagcaactggggacaAGGTCTCTTGACGCTCCCGGCTTGACGGCATCCACAGACAATCAACCTCGGGCCAGAGCTGAACCCTTGGCGCGTCTGTCGACCCATAGTCGTCGGGGAACTCCACTACAAACTTCCTCTTCCGAGGCGGAGGTGGCAGTTTCTTCTCAGCAGGCATGAGCAAGCTGGTCTCCCCTATCACCGTGGTGTCCGTTGAAGTCTTTGGCGGCTTCGGAGGCGACAACATGGTGATGGGTTTGGCTCGAGACATATTCCCCATCGACTCGAGCCGCTTCTTCAGCAGCGCATCCGCAGAGGGGGCCTTGCCAGAACGAGTCGAGGGGCCAGTTCCTATTTAATAATATTTACTGACGACTTAGTCTCATCACAACGATAGTAATTTGAAAAAGGGCAACGAACCTGAAGTTGTAAACTAATCCTAacccatgtttacctgttgatgtcgacatgcTCACAGGTTCAGAGATCTCTTCTTCTTGAGGCTCTTCGCGCTCGAACTTGGTGCCGACAAAGGCTCTGTCCTTTAGAGGAATTCCCAGCAGCACAGCAGTCTTCTCTATGGCTTCAGCACCGACACCAACTGTGTCGAAggatgcacctacaaaaacaaaaaagtgagacaaagtcaaatcaacgagcccaaaaacaccaaaaaacaaacaaatacctctagccatccactcTCCCGTCAAAAAGTCGGAGTCAGaccctaaactagccaactccacaaaaaagaaccgacccatccacccgcggtcaTTCGACTTGTCCGCACCGAGAAGGGCCTCCCTGTCATCCTTGACATGCAACAAGTAcctaccagccccataattcTGGACCTTATATGTGTACACAAGGTCCTCAACCCGGAACTCCATATCAAGTTGACCCGCCAAATGGTCAACCAGGCGCATTACCCTCCAGACCTGTggcatcagttgcgccggcggcaccACCAGCGCCCTCAGAACTCCTCTCACCAGAGGCGAGAAAGGATAAGTGTATCCAATTTTGAAGGGGTACTCGTAGAAGCACACCCAACCGTCTGATACCCAGTCGGCCCGTTCATCGGGTTGCGGCAAccgaattaccgccgacggaggaAAGCCACACTCCTCCCTAAGTGCCTCCACATTCTGCTTTCCCCAAGTGGTCGGCCGAGCATTCTTCTTGTCCAGTATATGGGTAGGGGCGAAAATTGGGCCCTCAAccagatcgcactccaccaccaccttcttgTTCTTCGCGCGAGTGGATTTCATTCCCATTCGCTGCGACATGAGGAAAATCGGAGAATAAGAGGAAAAGTAAAGAGGAAGAAGAATTGAGCAGTTACCtgaggaaaggagagagaaagggcgccgatcgttttttctgggaaagagaggagagagattgcAGAAGTGATTTCGGATGGTTGGAAGTGCAGCCTTATTTATTGGCGCAGTTGGGCGGTTGGTTTCCCCAAAGATCATCATGACTCTAACGCCGTCAGCGttggggaggttaagaggcggtttttccttttcttgtttcatgaaacccatttttccttttttgaacttcccggaataaaattcaaaatgggtttggggacaattgttatgggggaaaataccctcttggtgacatggGCATGCGTGGCAAGAATTGTGTGTGTGGATGCCAACAAGGCGTGAGGTGGTACTATTCGAACGGTCTTCCCAACTGTTGGGCTCAAAACGGACGTTACAACCGTTGATGGAGTCGGATTTCACTAcggatttattatctaattatgggcaattatTTCATAAACGTTACACTCATGTTGtgaatgcctataaaatggcttagtcgtGTTTGTTTTACATACGCAATTCTCAAGCAATAAACTTACAATTACCTTATGCTTTTACAACTTGTTCTCACCatattcaattatctagctcgatcgattgttagaaCCATCATCAAGACAAGTTCGTCCCTAAGTCGAATTTGTCTAAAACACTACCTAAGAGGGAAAAAATTGCTTGAAAAAAAAGAGGGTATTTtaaaaaagtacaaaaaaaaattaagtgaaGAACACACACTTTAATGGAAATGGTCTATTATCAACTAGGAAGTTCATCATACCAAGATTTACTCAAGGAGCTAGAAGCTGATATACAACATGCCAATGCTTTGTAAGTTACCTAATTTTGTATTTTTCGTCACGGGTACCatgtttgaaaataaatttataatcttaTACTACCGTGAAGATAAAACATTGATCCTTAAGAAAACTCGATCATATTTTATTCGTTTTGAGATTTTTATTCgtgttttatgattttttttttaattttttataacagGGTAGAAAAAttccaaaaccaaaaaaaaggtGTTTGCCTTCACATGAAGTTGGAGTACAATCAATTGTCTCCTTTGATTTTCCTTTTACTACAATGGCTTGATAGTTCTTGTTCTTGCCTTTTCCCACTTTACTTCAATGTATTCAACATTCTAATCTATGAGGTTTGTCTTTCTTTTAGTACATATGTTTTGTGTTTGCTCGCGTTTATTGTATCGTTTGATGCTCTGTTAATACATTCGAGAATTCTTAACTCGCTCTTATTTCAAATGGGTTTATTTTGTTGGTGGAGAGCGAGCATAGGAAGTAAAATTTCTCATGAAAGGAATATTCGGggttctaattttgtttacGCATTCACATATATATTGAGTATAATTCAAAAATCATGTATTAGTTTCTAGAAAGACATGGAAAAATTCTAGTTTGATTTTTTCAAACCCGTTGAATTTTTCAAATACAGGTTTATCCAGATGGACGAACTCACATGCCTACACAAGGGAGCAAGGCAACAGTTAGGGAATTTTATGGTATGTTCTTATGcaaaaattcaagattgttTCAATCTAATGACTTCAAAATACTCAACTTATCCAATTTCAAAAGGTCTTTCGTTCAAAAACATCATGTTTTAGTCTGAAAGACGCCTCTGTTCGTGTCAAAAACAATCAAAAAATGACCTAGAAATTCAGTCTTTTTCGCCCATTAATGGTATGTACTAACTTACTttacaaaacattcaaatatgGCAGCTATTATACTTCCATCCCTTACACGGCTTCATAATGATttggtggagagagaaagtactACAAATTTGACCAAGAAAAGCGAAAAGAAGGAGGTTTTAGTAGGGCATGGTCGGCTTCAGAACGCCATTGATCAAGAAAGAGAGGATGAATGTGGGATATGTTTGGTGCCGACTGCTAAAATGGTCTTACCTGGTTGCTGTCATGCAATGTGCATCAAATGTTACCGCAACTGGTAAAAACCACAGTACTCTTTCTATGCCTATATGGGTTATGAATGTTCCGTATTATTGTTCCGTTTGGTATGGCGTAAAAATATTTTCCTGGAAAACAATTTCCCtctattttaaattttacaGTGTTTGGTTTGCAAAAAGAGTGTAAAATCATTTTCCCTAGGAGTAAAGTTGCTCCTCGGtgatggaaaatcatttttctGGTTCAAAATGAAGGGGAAATTGTTTTCCTCCCTTTTCCTTAACTCTTTTGAATACTCCTCTCACTAACTGCTTACTTCCCCTTTCATTTTCCTTTCGTTTCATCATTTCCTTATATGGAATCAAACAACGGAAAACTAATTTTGGAATTCTATTTTCCATTGTAAATTGTTTTCcctgaaaatcattttacactcAAAATGTTTTACACCCAACCAAGTAGAGTCCTAGAACTTTCAGTTGTTTGTTTATACTTTATCGAAACAATCAAGTTTCGTTCTTTTCACAAGAACTCCTGTAATCTGAACTTAATAAAAGTGAAAAGAACAAAGGCTCGAGTAGGGTAAAACATCAAAAAACAGAGTTATGTAgctgattttttatttatttttttggaaaaactgTAGGAATACAAGGTCTGCATCATGCCCATTCTGCAGAGGAGGGTTAAAAAGAGTGAAATCAGAGGATTTATGGGTTCTGACAAGTGAATCTGAAGTAATAGATGCAGAGACAGTTTCAACGGAGGAACTGTCAAGATTTTATCTGTATATTCAAAGTTTGCCCAAGGATAAAACAGATGCTCCTTTCTGGGTACACTATAATTACTTAATATGATTAGTGATaatgtttttaattaaatacgggtCTTGAAGAAGAGCTTAGTCATGTAAGTCATACTAGTCTTTAGCTTTCTGTACTTCTGTCGTATGTAGTCGAAAGAAGTAGTCAGAAATCAGTATAGAATAAGGCAAACTTATCTGACAACTTGTAATTATAATCTCTGCTTAACTATTGTAATTAAGGTTTCTTATGATtgttcatgttagccgaccccaaatcattttgggagtTGTTGTATTGATGTTCAGTGTGACAGACTGACAGCCAAAGTGTTGCTAACCAGTTCAAATCGAATCTTAATAGAGGTCCCTTTTTTAGTTCGGTCACGtgtgatgtttcatgggtcagaGCGCGTTTCTCGACACTCCCCATCACACGTGCCATTTTAATTTGGCCCAGAGTATTAGCGATCCAAGGTCCCAGCTGTGggcctggctctgataccaggTTAAATACGGGCCTGGGCCACGCCCGTCACAAAGATAGAGAGTCCACTTAACAAGTTCAaaggaggttccaccttaaaaccatatggcaataaggggagtagccccttgggcttattaagtgattaactcttttctcttttgtcaatgtgggactctcacacgtgatgtttcatgggtcagatCTTAACACATTGCTAAAGAAAAGTTCTACCAAATAAGAAAGAACGACAATATAGAAATGAAAGTACGGTACATAAGCATAGCCAAGATAAGCGAAAAATAGTCGATTCCAAGCTCTAAAGAGCATTCAGATTAAGAATTTAAGATTAAGGAAATATTGAAATGATAGTCAAACATGTGTTATTTTAAAGCATGACAGGAAAATAATTCGGTCCTTGTTATCGTAATTAAGAATACTCGAATTAAACACCTAGCAAATTCAGAAGTTTTTATAATCACAAAGATCTTGGAGAATGATCGCACCTCCATTGCTGACTTGCTCCAGCTCCTCCTTTCCGAAAACACCAGTGCAAACTCCTATTGCCATAGCTCCCTCAGATTCAGCTGCTATAATATCATTCGGCTGCAAaagaatctatctatctatatattatactaaaagagaggaaatcaatgtggtgatgacaaatgtcactcattgattcgcctctctttttaattaaaaaagttaattttttttttgagggaattagaatattttatttaaggaatgtattatttattttgattacaAATCCTAAAGATTCTGTTGATAATATACATTCTAAAAATATTTTCCGGAAAACAAATCAGTTATATATACGGAATATATTTCAGTTCATTATCATGTTACGAAATATGTTTTAGCTTATAGTTCAATATCATATTACGAAAGATGTTTTCAAAGTACGGCTTATGGAATTATTCTCTACAAtttaaagaaacaattcacaAACTTATCCCACTGTAAGACCACCACCCAAACCAATGCAAATCAATCTATAacatgaaaaacaaaaaaagtaatTCAATACCAATTAACAATGTCAATAATACATAAAAGAGATCCATTGTTCAACATTAAACAACACGACGAACAACCGAACAAGGTTGAAAGAAAAGTtggttatttttattaatagcgGCATAACGCCTGTTTAATAGAATCAAACAACTAAGACACTATTTCTTTTTAATAGCGTATGTTTAATAGAATCAAACAACAAAAAGTATTGCATACTAATTATTTACGTTCAAGTAAATTTGAACTTTCTAAACTATTTTGCAAATAGTTTGTCGTATGGTGATGTTTTTTGGTGttcaatttgtattttgtgtTGTTTATGTTTGCTTAGTTTGGAACCATAATGTAGAAACCctatttatttaattctttgTTGTTGTTCAATTCGTCTTTCTGGATCATGTTTGTCTTGCTCGGTTCTAATTTCTTGATTTCTTTCCTGCTTAATCAAAGTTTAGTTTCTTTATCATGTGTTTATGATGAAAAATTGTGTTGTCATATGATTTGTAGGGCCAGAATCCATGTCCACTTATGTTCATGTTTTCTCTCACAAGCTGCTTGAGCTTAGCTCCAAAAGCCCGTAAGTAGGCTTGAATATTTggctttgtttttgtgttttttgaaatcttatttagTGTGTATGAGCTCAATGGAGGAGAAGAACATGTCACTACTCAATTTGAACAGGCAGATGCACGACAAAGTTTTCTATGTTGGGATGAACCAACTGCTAAAGGGGAAGAACGCATTTAATGACTGGCTTACTTCAATTGATTTAGAAGAAAAGATGATTAGAAGCTCGTCGGTGCAGCAAAATATGTAAGTCTTTTGTTGTCCttaattttcttgtttttaatAAATTAGGACACTTTTAGTAGAGTAATCACTTAACAACTGTTTTGGGTATTGCAAGAATGCAAGTCACTACCAATATCCTGAATTTTTATTATTGCAACCAAGGTACTTTTGGTGGGGTTAATCATTTATCTTGAAATGCTTGACTTGATAATATCCTGAATTTGGGGGCTCTATGctcgatttccttcaatatcatCAACTGGGTGGATGgtatttttctttaatttgaTGAGTTTCCTGTTAATGGGATTTCTTGTGATGTATCTCTCACCATATTTTCCAaattttttgaagaaaaaattaGAGGAATTTGGGTTGAGCAAGAGATGTTGTAGTATTTTTTATGAAATGAAACTACAGAGAGAAAATCAATGAATGATGGCATCATGGCAGTTTTTGGTTGGTTTTTCAAAGGGAGGTTGGTTTTTCAAAGGGAGGTTGCTTCTAACTTGGCTGAATTTAGTTCACCTCATATCATAAAATTATAACATTACTTACTTCTCGGTCTTGTTTGATCTGAACATGGGTATTAGCAGGCGACTCTCGGTTCTTGATTTTTGAGTATCATCTTAGAATCTCTATTACCGGTATTCAATTAAATGTGTTTGTCTCCAACTCTCTACCACACATGTAGCTCATTTTGCGTAGTTATTATCTTTTTGTTGTCCCCCCTGCTGCATCTGTTATGCAGTTTCATTATTTGGGTTCCTTTTGTGCTTGTAATTCATGAAAAAGATTGGAAGGAAAGACTCTTTACCTTTATGATTCTCATTAGGGCTCAATGGTTCATGTTCTACTCGTTTGTGCACTCCCAGATGCCAGGATCCGtggatttcataaatcattattTCAAACACCTTGAATCAGTGGAGTATCCTGTACCTAGGAAGGTTAGTAAAGGCTGGATCTTCCTTTTCCTATTCTGATTATGAAATATATACTGCATCTTGGAATTATTATTTAATGATTTTTTGGTGGTTGCAAAAGGTGTTGTTGCTCCATACTGCAAAATAGGTCGTCTTCTTAAttgttcatcatcatcatatatGCTTGTCTCGTTTTTGCTTCTTGGTCGTTGTTTTTGCTTCTAGATTGTCGTGTCATCTGATATGATTAGTGTTATCACATTAGCTTTCTTCCTATCGATTTATCTAGCACTTTACTGGAACCATTCTAACTCTTATTACCCACGAAAGAAATTTCTTCTCATGAGTGTTAATAAGGAAATTGCCTCCCCCTCCCCCCCAATGgaagaaaatgaaagagaaaataATACAGCTACGTGCCTACGTGTAGTGAAGTCTCATCAGGGCTTTCATTAATTAAGAGAAATATGGTATCTTATTATTCAATGCCTTATGCACGTGTATAATGTACGTTTGAGAAAACATATTCCATTTGTTGCTACTGTTAAACTCTGAAACACTTTTCCATTACAAGACTGAAATCAACATAGTTTGCACAGGCTGTTTGATGTTTGGAATTAGGGGGGCATGTTAAACATACTTTATTGcttttttaaatttattgagGTGTAAATATTGATTTGCTAATGAGTAATTGATAATTACAAATTGTTTCTTGTCTCCATAATTCAACCACAATAGTATTTGAATAAGCATGGCCTTgtttatttcgttttttgtcAAATGATTGGAGCCTCTAGAAAAGGATTGATTCCTTGGTGTGTTAAAACGCATATATATTGATTCAAGAGAAATATGGTATTGATGATCCAATAATCTGTATGATTGATCATTTCCATCGAACCAGTAAGTACAGTTCCCTCCATTTATGATGGTCCTCTAATCCTCTATACACCAATGTGCGATGTGATTGTCATGTCATGTGGTGCTCATGCTGCAACATCACCTTGTGCTATTTTGGACCAACGACCACCCTTTTTTTGTCACTCTTAACATATACTCGTTgggttttcttttctttctcttatTAAGCC
This sequence is a window from Spinacia oleracea cultivar Varoflay chromosome 1, BTI_SOV_V1, whole genome shotgun sequence. Protein-coding genes within it:
- the LOC130465746 gene encoding uncharacterized protein translates to MAIGVCTGVFGKEELEQVSNGGASFDTVGVGAEAIEKTAVLLGIPLKDRAFVGTKFEREEPQEEEISEPVSMSTSTGTGPSTRSGKAPSADALLKKRLESMGNMSRAKPITMLSPPKPPKTSTDTTVIGETSLLMPAEKKLPPPPRKRKFVVEFPDDYGSTDAPRVQLWPEVDCLWMPSSRERQETLSPVAATVESVSDAWRSLQSALATRHHVIMLEDQIVKLKNDMKKAKQEAGRLGDVAKEATARAEALQVSQEKGAAEVAQLNAEKETLVVQVDELKTSLSKVKARIYEFAGCYTWKMKAEMMEEFKAGKHVDWTPDEDISQFNTAFPEDYIPPGAVSDEEDVEEGATATSPDVETMAAPGDGEQGENAGPADHQE